Proteins encoded by one window of Mesorhizobium sp. INR15:
- a CDS encoding HD domain-containing protein, with translation MSAQSLNAGNIVEFIADIFERRGAESYLGEPVTMSEHMLQGAWLAEQDGAPEELVAAALLHDIGHYTSEFGTYSPDDVEDKHHDEAGGEVLAPFFPPVIVECVRLHVSAKRYLCATDPSYFGKLSQASVHTLSLQGGPMNADEVAEFRKNPFHEEAVRVRIWDEGGKIANMKTRAFRDYVPLLQRVVTRFAADKPA, from the coding sequence ATGAGCGCGCAATCGTTGAACGCGGGCAATATCGTCGAGTTCATCGCCGATATTTTCGAACGCCGGGGCGCCGAATCCTATCTCGGCGAACCGGTCACCATGTCGGAGCATATGCTGCAGGGCGCATGGCTGGCCGAGCAGGACGGCGCGCCGGAAGAGCTGGTGGCGGCGGCTTTGCTGCATGACATTGGCCACTACACCAGCGAGTTCGGCACCTATTCGCCTGATGATGTCGAGGACAAGCATCATGACGAGGCCGGCGGTGAAGTGCTGGCGCCGTTCTTTCCGCCTGTCATCGTCGAATGCGTCAGGCTGCATGTTTCGGCCAAGCGCTATCTCTGCGCCACCGACCCGAGCTATTTCGGCAAGCTGTCGCAGGCCTCGGTGCACACGCTGTCGCTGCAAGGCGGCCCGATGAATGCCGATGAGGTGGCCGAGTTCCGCAAGAACCCGTTCCATGAAGAAGCGGTGCGGGTGCGCATCTGGGACGAAGGCGGCAAGATCGCCAACATGAAGACGCGAGCGTTTCGCGACTACGTGCCGCTGCTGCAGCGCGTGGTGACCCGGTTCGCGGCCGACAAGCCAGCTTAG
- a CDS encoding NAD(P)/FAD-dependent oxidoreductase, whose product MLDKAPNKKLSDLLDTFGAALAANDIEKAVGCFQEDCYWRDLVTFTWNIKTMEGRDQVRDMLKSQLSKTKPSHFAIAAGEDATEADGLIDGWISFETEVARGFGHIRLKDGKIWTLLTSMVELKGHEEPAGFARPMGAKHGSGKNRPTWREEREKEAAELGFKTQPYTVIIGGGQGGIALGARLRQLGVPTIIIEKNERAGDSWRKRYKSLCLHDPVWYDHLPYIDFPRNWPVFSPKDKIGDWLEMYTKVMELNYWSSTEAKSASYDDKTKEWTVVVHRDGKDIVLKPKQLVLATGQSGKANLPKFKGMETFKGDQHHSSKHPGPDAYVGKRAVVIGSNNSAHDIAAALWEAGVDVTMVQRSTTHIVKSDTLMELGLGSLYSEQAVQSGMTTAKADLVFASLPYKILHEFQIPAYAEMRKRDAAFYKGLEKAGFMLDWGDDESGLFMKYLRRGSGYYIDIGASQLIIDGAIKLKSGVDVKEIKAHSVLLSDGSELPADVIIYATGYGSMNGWAADLISRDVADKVGKCWGLGSNTTKDPGPWEGELRNMWKPTQQDALWFHGGNLHQSRHYSQFLSLQIKARQEGIATPVYGLQQVHHKG is encoded by the coding sequence ATGCTCGACAAGGCCCCAAACAAGAAACTGTCCGACCTGCTCGATACATTCGGCGCCGCCCTGGCCGCGAACGACATTGAGAAAGCCGTGGGCTGTTTCCAGGAAGATTGCTACTGGCGCGACCTCGTCACCTTCACCTGGAACATCAAAACCATGGAAGGCCGCGACCAAGTTCGCGACATGCTGAAGAGCCAGTTGTCGAAGACCAAGCCATCACACTTTGCCATCGCCGCGGGCGAGGATGCGACTGAGGCGGACGGCTTGATCGACGGCTGGATCAGCTTCGAGACGGAGGTGGCGCGCGGCTTCGGGCATATCAGATTGAAGGACGGCAAGATCTGGACGCTGCTGACCAGCATGGTCGAGCTGAAAGGCCACGAGGAGCCGGCAGGCTTTGCCAGGCCGATGGGCGCTAAACACGGCTCAGGCAAGAACCGCCCGACCTGGAGGGAAGAGCGCGAGAAGGAAGCCGCCGAGCTCGGCTTCAAGACGCAGCCCTACACGGTCATCATCGGCGGCGGCCAGGGCGGCATCGCGCTTGGGGCGCGGCTGCGGCAGCTCGGCGTTCCCACAATCATCATCGAGAAGAACGAACGCGCCGGCGACAGCTGGCGCAAGCGCTACAAGTCGCTCTGCCTGCACGATCCGGTCTGGTACGACCACCTGCCTTATATCGATTTCCCCAGGAACTGGCCGGTCTTCTCGCCCAAGGACAAGATCGGCGACTGGCTGGAAATGTACACCAAGGTGATGGAGCTGAATTACTGGTCGTCGACCGAGGCCAAGAGCGCTTCCTATGACGACAAGACGAAGGAATGGACTGTCGTCGTCCACCGCGACGGTAAGGATATTGTGCTCAAACCCAAGCAACTGGTGCTGGCCACCGGACAATCCGGCAAGGCGAACCTGCCGAAATTCAAAGGCATGGAGACCTTCAAGGGCGACCAGCACCATTCTTCCAAACACCCCGGCCCCGACGCCTATGTCGGCAAGCGGGCGGTCGTCATCGGCTCGAACAATTCCGCCCATGACATCGCCGCCGCGCTCTGGGAGGCCGGCGTGGATGTCACCATGGTGCAGCGCTCGACCACGCATATCGTCAAGTCCGACACGCTGATGGAACTGGGGCTTGGTTCGCTCTATTCGGAACAGGCCGTGCAAAGCGGCATGACCACCGCCAAGGCCGATCTCGTCTTCGCCTCGCTGCCCTACAAGATCCTGCACGAATTCCAGATCCCGGCCTATGCCGAGATGAGGAAGCGCGACGCGGCTTTCTACAAGGGGCTGGAGAAAGCCGGCTTCATGCTTGACTGGGGCGACGACGAATCCGGCCTGTTCATGAAGTATCTCAGGCGTGGTTCCGGCTACTACATCGATATCGGCGCTTCGCAGCTGATCATCGATGGCGCCATCAAGCTGAAAAGCGGCGTCGACGTGAAGGAGATCAAGGCGCATTCGGTGCTGCTCAGCGACGGCTCGGAACTGCCCGCCGATGTTATCATCTACGCCACCGGTTATGGCTCGATGAACGGATGGGCCGCCGACCTGATATCCCGCGACGTTGCCGACAAGGTGGGCAAATGCTGGGGCCTCGGCTCGAACACCACCAAGGACCCCGGCCCGTGGGAAGGTGAATTGCGCAACATGTGGAAGCCGACCCAACAGGATGCGCTGTGGTTCCATGGCGGCAACCTGCACCAGTCACGCCACTATTCGCAGTTCCTGTCGCTGCAGATAAAGGCCAGGCAGGAAGGCATCGCAACGCCGGTCTACGGGCTGCAGCAGGTCCATCACAAGGGATAG
- a CDS encoding DUF6600 domain-containing protein has translation MQAPSIHSIIRRASATAVALALALGTTLSGPLVLPEYQAAHAAEISVTIRERLSSYGGWRTSSRFGDVWVPTVRAEWRPYTEGRWVWTDDGWYWESAEPFGDVVYHYGRWAYDPDFGWVWISGDEWAPAWVVWRQGGDDVGWAPAPPDVDVAFDDARWCFVPVAAIGAVDLVRVVRPVQENIVIVRNTTIINQTVVVNNAPHVRLGNQVVAINAGPRLQQFPKAVVESIKAAKVAPPRKGVFAKAELDPSKGEAIKKLAGHVMPAAAVAKVNGPPPVVGQGPKKLPGDKMVSQGSTAAGLVKPGERKRITAGNAAQADVLKIHGGKAKGNGRVLVQASPKVVSPTQHLARAAGPQKPHQQMLAMHSQQHRGPAKAAPHRPPAMQVKKEAKCDPRVSRCKAPG, from the coding sequence ATGCAGGCCCCTTCAATTCATTCGATAATCAGGCGCGCAAGCGCCACAGCCGTGGCTCTGGCCCTGGCGCTCGGCACGACCTTGAGCGGTCCGCTGGTATTGCCCGAATATCAGGCGGCGCACGCGGCGGAGATTTCCGTCACCATTCGCGAGCGGCTTTCAAGCTACGGCGGCTGGCGCACCTCCAGCCGCTTCGGCGACGTCTGGGTTCCAACCGTGCGCGCCGAGTGGCGCCCCTATACCGAAGGCAGGTGGGTGTGGACCGATGACGGCTGGTATTGGGAATCCGCCGAACCGTTCGGCGATGTCGTCTATCACTATGGCCGCTGGGCCTATGATCCCGATTTCGGCTGGGTCTGGATATCAGGCGACGAGTGGGCACCGGCTTGGGTGGTCTGGCGCCAGGGTGGCGACGATGTCGGCTGGGCTCCGGCACCGCCGGATGTCGATGTTGCCTTCGACGATGCCCGGTGGTGTTTCGTGCCCGTGGCGGCAATTGGCGCGGTCGATCTTGTCAGGGTTGTGCGGCCGGTGCAGGAAAACATCGTAATCGTGCGCAACACGACGATCATCAACCAGACGGTCGTGGTCAACAATGCGCCGCATGTGCGGCTTGGCAATCAGGTTGTCGCGATCAATGCCGGGCCAAGGCTGCAGCAGTTTCCGAAGGCCGTTGTAGAATCGATCAAGGCGGCAAAGGTCGCTCCGCCGCGCAAGGGCGTGTTTGCCAAGGCGGAGCTCGATCCCTCCAAGGGGGAGGCGATCAAGAAACTGGCCGGCCATGTCATGCCGGCTGCGGCCGTAGCCAAAGTGAATGGACCGCCACCGGTTGTCGGCCAAGGTCCGAAAAAACTGCCCGGCGACAAAATGGTTTCGCAAGGCAGCACGGCAGCCGGCTTGGTCAAACCGGGCGAGCGCAAGCGGATAACCGCTGGCAATGCGGCCCAAGCCGATGTGCTGAAGATTCATGGCGGCAAGGCAAAAGGCAATGGACGCGTCCTCGTGCAGGCGTCACCGAAAGTGGTGTCGCCGACGCAGCATCTTGCCCGTGCGGCAGGGCCGCAAAAGCCGCATCAGCAGATGCTGGCGATGCATTCGCAACAGCATCGTGGGCCGGCCAAGGCAGCCCCGCATCGCCCACCCGCAATGCAAGTGAAGAAAGAGGCCAAATGCGATCCGCGCGTTTCGCGCTGCAAGGCACCGGGTTGA
- a CDS encoding acetolactate synthase 3 large subunit, with protein MSNGQNERREMTGAEMVVQALKDNGVKHVFGYPGGAVLPIYDEIFQQDEVEHILVRHEQGAGHAAEGYARSTGKAGVMLVTSGPGATNAVTPLQDALMDSIPLVCLTGQVPTSLIGSDAFQECDTVGITRPCTKHNWLVKDVNELAATIHEAFHVATTGRPGPVVVDIPKDVQFAKGFYVPPQIAPRTSYQPKVQGDLEKIKAAVELMASAKKPIIYSGGGVINSGPEASHLLRELVDLTGFPITSTLMGLGAYPASGKNWMGMLGMHGTYEANMAMHDCDVMICIGARFDDRITGRLTAFSPNSRKIHIDIDPSSLNKNVHTEVPIIGDVGRVLEDMVRLWRASAKADKKALYPWWEQIAKWRARDSLAYKMNNDVIMPQYAIERLYELTKDMDTYITTEVGQHQMWAAQHYHFEKPNRWMTSGGLGTMGYGLPAALGVQIAHPDALVIDIAGDASVQMTMQEMSAAVQHNAPIKIFILNNQYMGMVRQWQQLLHGNRLSHSYTEAMPDFVKLAEAYGGHGIRCEKPGELDDAIKEMISVKKPVLFDCRVATLANCFPMIPSGKAHNEMLLPDEATDEAVANAIDAKGRELV; from the coding sequence ATGAGCAACGGACAGAACGAGCGGCGCGAAATGACAGGCGCTGAAATGGTGGTGCAGGCGCTGAAGGATAACGGCGTCAAGCATGTTTTCGGCTATCCGGGTGGCGCGGTTCTCCCGATTTATGACGAAATCTTTCAGCAGGACGAGGTCGAGCACATCCTGGTCCGCCACGAGCAGGGCGCCGGCCATGCCGCCGAAGGCTATGCACGCTCGACAGGCAAGGCCGGCGTCATGCTGGTGACGTCAGGCCCCGGCGCAACCAACGCGGTGACGCCGCTGCAGGACGCGTTGATGGATTCGATCCCGCTCGTCTGCCTGACCGGACAGGTGCCAACCTCGCTCATCGGCTCGGACGCTTTCCAGGAATGCGACACTGTCGGCATCACGCGTCCCTGCACCAAGCACAACTGGCTGGTGAAGGACGTCAACGAACTGGCCGCGACCATCCACGAAGCCTTCCATGTCGCGACGACCGGCCGTCCTGGCCCGGTCGTGGTCGACATTCCGAAGGACGTGCAGTTCGCCAAGGGGTTTTACGTGCCGCCGCAGATCGCGCCGAGGACCAGCTATCAGCCCAAGGTCCAGGGTGACCTGGAGAAGATCAAGGCGGCGGTCGAACTGATGGCCAGCGCCAAGAAGCCGATCATCTATTCGGGCGGCGGCGTCATCAATTCCGGTCCGGAAGCGAGCCATCTGTTGCGCGAACTGGTTGACCTCACCGGCTTCCCGATCACCTCGACGCTGATGGGGCTCGGCGCCTATCCGGCATCGGGCAAGAACTGGATGGGCATGCTGGGCATGCACGGCACCTATGAAGCCAACATGGCCATGCATGATTGCGACGTGATGATCTGCATCGGCGCGCGCTTCGACGACCGCATTACCGGGCGGCTGACCGCGTTCTCGCCGAACTCGCGAAAGATCCACATCGACATCGATCCGTCGTCGCTGAACAAGAATGTTCACACCGAAGTGCCGATCATCGGCGATGTCGGCCGCGTGCTGGAAGACATGGTGCGGCTGTGGCGTGCGAGCGCCAAGGCCGACAAGAAGGCGCTCTATCCCTGGTGGGAGCAGATCGCCAAATGGCGCGCGCGGGACTCGCTCGCCTACAAGATGAACAACGACGTGATCATGCCGCAATACGCCATCGAGCGGCTCTACGAACTGACCAAGGACATGGACACCTACATCACCACCGAGGTGGGCCAGCACCAGATGTGGGCGGCACAGCATTATCATTTCGAGAAGCCGAACCGCTGGATGACCTCTGGCGGATTGGGCACGATGGGCTATGGCCTGCCAGCGGCACTGGGCGTGCAGATCGCGCACCCTGACGCACTGGTCATCGACATTGCTGGCGACGCCTCGGTGCAGATGACGATGCAGGAGATGAGCGCGGCTGTGCAGCACAATGCGCCGATCAAGATCTTCATCCTCAACAACCAGTACATGGGCATGGTGCGGCAATGGCAGCAGCTGTTGCATGGCAATCGGCTGTCGCATTCCTACACCGAGGCGATGCCTGACTTCGTCAAGCTGGCCGAAGCCTATGGCGGCCACGGCATTCGCTGCGAAAAGCCGGGCGAGCTCGACGATGCCATCAAGGAGATGATCTCGGTGAAGAAGCCGGTGCTGTTCGACTGCCGGGTGGCGACGCTCGCCAACTGCTTCCCGATGATCCCGTCAGGCAAGGCGCATAACGAGATGCTGTTGCCCGACGAGGCGACCGATGAAGCGGTGGCCAACGCCATCGACGCCAAGGGCAGGGAACTGGTCTAG
- the ilvN gene encoding acetolactate synthase small subunit, which produces MNAQLQPTGSAYFIAKETEKPENHTLSVLVDNEPGVLARVIGLFSGRGYNIESLTVSETEHEKHLSRITIVTRGTPHVLEQIKHQLERIVPVHRVVDLTVRSQEFGQERPLERELALVKVAGTGEARVEALRLADAFRASVIDANTEHFIFEITGKGTKIDQFIAIMKPLGLVEICRTGVAAMNRGPQGM; this is translated from the coding sequence ATGAACGCACAGCTACAACCGACCGGTTCGGCCTATTTTATCGCCAAGGAAACCGAGAAGCCGGAAAACCACACGCTGTCCGTGCTGGTCGACAACGAGCCGGGCGTGCTTGCCCGGGTCATCGGCCTGTTTTCCGGACGCGGCTACAACATCGAAAGCCTGACGGTCTCCGAGACCGAGCACGAAAAGCACCTGTCGCGCATCACCATCGTAACGCGCGGCACGCCGCATGTGCTGGAGCAGATCAAGCATCAGCTTGAGCGCATCGTGCCGGTGCACCGGGTGGTCGATCTGACCGTGCGCTCGCAGGAGTTTGGCCAGGAGCGGCCGCTTGAGCGGGAACTGGCGCTGGTCAAGGTTGCTGGCACCGGCGAGGCCCGTGTCGAGGCCCTGAGGCTCGCCGACGCGTTCCGCGCCAGCGTCATCGATGCCAACACCGAACATTTCATTTTTGAAATCACCGGCAAGGGCACCAAGATCGACCAGTTCATCGCCATCATGAAGCCGCTTGGCCTGGTCGAAATCTGCCGCACCGGCGTGGCGGCGATGAACCGCGGCCCGCAAGGTATGTAG
- a CDS encoding LysE family translocator, whose protein sequence is MSLDAFIALLIYAFVTSVTPGPNNFMLLASGVNFGFARSIPHMLGISVGFLVLLLAVGFGLGAVLTAFPALHTGLKIAGAAYLLYLAWKIAMSRSLGGKGEANARPMRFIDAAAFQWVNPKAWVMAITAMAVYTNPEQPFLSVVLIGVAFTLVNLPSVSVWSAFGTALRGFLSDPVRLKWFNIAMGLLLAATLWPMLR, encoded by the coding sequence ATGTCCCTCGATGCGTTCATTGCCTTGCTGATTTACGCCTTCGTGACGTCGGTCACGCCGGGGCCGAACAACTTCATGCTTCTGGCGTCGGGTGTGAATTTTGGCTTCGCCAGGTCCATTCCGCACATGCTTGGCATCAGCGTGGGCTTTCTCGTGCTGCTGCTGGCTGTCGGCTTCGGCCTCGGCGCGGTGCTGACGGCGTTTCCAGCGCTGCATACAGGCTTGAAGATCGCGGGTGCTGCCTATCTGCTCTATCTCGCCTGGAAGATCGCCATGTCACGCTCGCTCGGTGGCAAGGGTGAGGCGAATGCGCGGCCGATGCGCTTCATCGATGCGGCGGCGTTTCAATGGGTCAACCCCAAGGCGTGGGTGATGGCGATCACCGCCATGGCCGTCTACACCAATCCGGAGCAGCCGTTCCTATCCGTGGTTCTGATCGGCGTCGCATTCACCCTGGTCAACCTGCCGAGTGTGTCGGTGTGGTCAGCATTTGGCACGGCGCTGCGCGGCTTCCTGTCGGATCCGGTGCGGCTGAAATGGTTCAATATCGCCATGGGTTTGCTGCTGGCGGCAACGCTTTGGCCGATGCTCCGCTAG
- a CDS encoding efflux RND transporter periplasmic adaptor subunit, whose product MRGKVTISLLAVACLAAGGLYLSPTAMSKVQQLMGAKQAAASDKPAAATDKSGGGGSAARSASIVSATASTADFPVRRYAIGFVSSPAVVNINARVSSQIVSIDVKDGQMVKAGDVLFSLDDRALKAQLAKDQATLAKDQALLASSASDLQRAKDLVAKQAGTQQTYDQAVAAQKAAAATVEADKATLDADAVQLGFATIKAPIAGRLGAVSVAVGDLVTLSNGNSSTATPLVTITQMDPLQVNFNLPESNLALLHKALASPQQGAVTLTTDGSPTPVGKGTLDFVDSSVDTASGTIATRASVPNSDLSLWPGQYVNVVLDAGTMPQMTSVPTVAVQPSQKGPFVYVVKSDNTVEMRPVQVALTEGANSAISQGLKSGEKVVVEGQTKLKNGSAVHEGKAGGGDQAAPKVAEADKPAAKAGAVEAQP is encoded by the coding sequence ATGCGTGGAAAAGTCACAATTTCGCTGCTGGCAGTCGCCTGCCTTGCCGCTGGCGGGCTGTATCTTTCGCCGACCGCGATGAGCAAAGTGCAGCAACTCATGGGCGCAAAGCAGGCGGCGGCGTCGGACAAGCCGGCTGCTGCCACGGACAAGTCCGGCGGCGGCGGAAGCGCCGCGCGCTCGGCCTCGATCGTGTCGGCCACCGCATCGACCGCCGATTTTCCGGTCCGCCGCTACGCCATCGGCTTTGTGTCGTCTCCCGCCGTGGTCAACATCAATGCACGCGTGTCCAGCCAGATCGTCTCGATCGATGTGAAGGACGGTCAGATGGTGAAGGCCGGCGATGTCCTGTTCTCGCTGGACGACCGGGCATTGAAGGCGCAACTCGCCAAGGACCAGGCGACGCTGGCCAAGGACCAGGCGCTGCTTGCCAGTTCGGCGTCGGATCTACAGCGCGCCAAGGACCTGGTTGCCAAACAGGCCGGTACGCAGCAGACCTATGATCAGGCCGTCGCTGCTCAGAAGGCCGCGGCCGCCACCGTGGAGGCGGACAAGGCAACACTGGATGCCGACGCTGTCCAGCTCGGCTTTGCCACGATCAAGGCGCCGATTGCCGGCCGGCTGGGCGCCGTCAGCGTTGCCGTCGGCGACCTCGTCACGCTCAGCAATGGCAACAGCAGCACGGCGACGCCCCTGGTGACGATCACCCAGATGGACCCGCTGCAGGTCAACTTCAACCTTCCCGAAAGCAACCTTGCCTTGCTGCACAAGGCATTGGCGAGCCCGCAACAAGGTGCTGTCACGCTGACCACCGACGGCAGCCCGACACCCGTCGGCAAGGGCACGCTCGATTTCGTCGATTCCAGCGTCGACACCGCTTCGGGCACGATCGCGACGCGGGCAAGCGTGCCCAATTCCGATCTTTCGCTTTGGCCAGGCCAGTATGTGAATGTCGTGCTCGACGCCGGCACAATGCCGCAGATGACGTCGGTACCCACTGTCGCGGTGCAGCCCAGCCAGAAGGGCCCGTTCGTCTACGTCGTCAAGAGCGACAACACGGTTGAGATGCGGCCGGTGCAGGTCGCGCTGACCGAAGGCGCGAACAGCGCCATCAGCCAGGGCCTGAAAAGCGGCGAGAAGGTCGTCGTCGAGGGACAGACAAAGCTGAAGAATGGCTCGGCCGTGCATGAGGGCAAGGCCGGCGGCGGTGATCAGGCAGCGCCCAAGGTGGCTGAGGCCGACAAGCCCGCGGCCAAAGCCGGGGCCGTCGAGGCGCAGCCATGA